Below is a window of Candidatus Trichorickettsia mobilis DNA.
AAGATTAGCAAAAACTTGCCACCGTCAATTAAAATTGAAGTAGCACATGATCGAGCTATTCCAATTAATGCCTCAATCAAAGCGGTATTCATTACTATTTTTGAAGCGCTAATTTTGGTAATTATCGTAGTATATTTATTTTTATCCTCCATCAGAATTACTCTGATACCGTTTGTAACTATCCCGGTATCTTTGATCGGTACATTTACCGTAATGCATTTCTTTGGCTTCTCAATCAACAGTTTCACACTATTAGCAATGGTTCTGGCAATTGGCTTAGTAGTAGATGACGCCATAGTAATGCTTGAAAATATTTTTAGGCATTATGAACTCGGTAAATCAAAGATAGAAGCAGCGCTAAGTGCGGCTGCTGAAATTCGTTTTGCGATAATTGCCATGACCATAACTCTTGCAGCTGTATTTTTACCGGTCGGGTTTATCGATGGCTTTATGGGCAAATTATTTATTGAATTTGCTTGGACTTTAGCGTTTTGTGTGCTTTTCTCAGGGTTTGTGGCCTTAACTTTGACACCAATGATGGCAAGTAAGATGATTAGCGACAGTCATAAGAGCGATTCATTACCAATTTGGCTTACTAAATTCAATTATTACTTAAAATACAGTCAAACCAAATATTCATATTATTTGAATTTTGCACTTGACCATCAAAAACAGCTATTAATGATCATTGCTCTATCAATTGCAACTCTTACCATTAGCCTGATATTAGTGAATAAAACTTTTTCTCCTGAAGAAGACAATGGTTTTTTGCAAGTAATGTTTACAGGCTCGGAAGGTTCAAACAAAAAACAGGCTGAACAAGTAGTAATACAGGCTGAACAGATATTCAAATCATATAAGGATATTTTAGGATTCTTTGCGGTAATCTGGGAAGGTAGTAGCGCATTTGCTTTTGTACCACTTAAGGATTGGAGTATACGTTCCAAAAGCGCCAATGAACTGCGGCAGGACTTAAATAAAAAACTTGATCGGATACCAGGTATGTCAATTTTTGCCATGAATCCAAACCCTATGGGCAGAGGAGGTTCAGGGAAACAGATAGAATTTAACCTACAAACTTTATCAGAATATGACACTATCGATCAACTATCGAAAAAATTTATAGAAAAAATGAAGCAAAATCCACTTTTTGAAAATATTGAGCGTGATTTTAAATCTTCTACACCAACGTTGGATGTTATGATTGATCGGGATAAAGCTTATTTTTATGGAGTAAGCCTTGATAATATTGGTTCAACTATTCAATATCTTATTGCTGGTAAACCAATCGGTGATTTCATGATTGGCAATGATGTTTATGATGTGATCTTACAATATAAACTTAATGATCGGAATAATGTTAATCACCTAGAAGAAATTTTGGTGAAAGCAAAGAATAATCAGATGATACCGCTTGCGGTGGTTACACAAATAACAGAAAAGATTACTGTAAAGTCATATTGGCATTATAATAATGCAAAATCCATCACTATTTCTACTGATTTAACTAATAAGAGTAATGTTAAAGGTGCAATCAAAGCTATCAATGCCATTGCTGAAGAATTATTAGACAATAGCGATAACACTCTTGAATATTTGGGAGAAGTTAAACAGATGCAAGAATCTGAATCTAACTCGATCTTTACTTTTTTGTTGGCTTTAGTGTTTATCTATTTAGTATTGGCTGCACAATTTGAAAGTTTCTTTGATCCATTATTAATTCTAGTAGCAGTGCCATTCTCAATTACTGGCGGGGTATTAGCACTATTGATTGCTGGTGATAGTATTAATATGTATAGTAATATTGGCTTAATTACTTTAATTGGCTTAGTTACTAAAAATTCAATTATGATTGTTGAATTCACTAATCAATTAAGAGAGCGTGGAGTGCAAATAAGAGCAGCAGTGCTTCAGGCAGCTGAATTAAGATTAAGACCGATTCTGATGACTAGCTGCGCGACAATTTGCGGATCGATACCACTAATTTTTGCAGATGGTGCAGGAGCCGCTGCTCGTAATTCGATTGGTTTAGTGATTGCTGGGGGCATGATT
It encodes the following:
- a CDS encoding efflux RND transporter permease subunit translates to MSLSEICIKRPVFATVLSLVIITLGIIFFTKLQIRGMPDIDPPIITVIANYEGANALYMEQQVTTRIEKALKTVKDIDFISSQSSVGESIITLSFNLSADIEVALNDVRSKVSDISNLLPEDMKAPAVAKMDSDNFPSLWLSVNSDQYDQLELTKITEDRIRSVLERLPSVGRIVMHGAKYYTMRIEPDFVQMYQHQIAPSDIVDAVTKQNKDYPAGVIKTEVRDFIVKLNGRLSLAQEFENIILKSDNNNLLKLNNVAKVHLAPDENDTILRYNGSRSMAIGIVKQSKANEIELSNDVRTALQKISKNLPPSIKIEVAHDRAIPINASIKAVFITIFEALILVIIVVYLFLSSIRITLIPFVTIPVSLIGTFTVMHFFGFSINSFTLLAMVLAIGLVVDDAIVMLENIFRHYELGKSKIEAALSAAAEIRFAIIAMTITLAAVFLPVGFIDGFMGKLFIEFAWTLAFCVLFSGFVALTLTPMMASKMISDSHKSDSLPIWLTKFNYYLKYSQTKYSYYLNFALDHQKQLLMIIALSIATLTISLILVNKTFSPEEDNGFLQVMFTGSEGSNKKQAEQVVIQAEQIFKSYKDILGFFAVIWEGSSAFAFVPLKDWSIRSKSANELRQDLNKKLDRIPGMSIFAMNPNPMGRGGSGKQIEFNLQTLSEYDTIDQLSKKFIEKMKQNPLFENIERDFKSSTPTLDVMIDRDKAYFYGVSLDNIGSTIQYLIAGKPIGDFMIGNDVYDVILQYKLNDRNNVNHLEEILVKAKNNQMIPLAVVTQITEKITVKSYWHYNNAKSITISTDLTNKSNVKGAIKAINAIAEELLDNSDNTLEYLGEVKQMQESESNSIFTFLLALVFIYLVLAAQFESFFDPLLILVAVPFSITGGVLALLIAGDSINMYSNIGLITLIGLVTKNSIMIVEFTNQLRERGVQIRAAVLQAAELRLRPILMTSCATICGSIPLIFADGAGAAARNSIGLVIAGGMIIGTLFTIFVIPMLYYKFKKA